In Flavobacterium enshiense, the genomic stretch GTAGATCTTCGATTGAATAGAGGAGGGATTAGTTCCCTCTTTTTTTATTCTCTTAATGAAGCATTTTAACGAATATATAAGGCGTTAGGTAGGTAAATACATTATAAAACGAAATGACTTTGTAATTTTGTAATATGGAGTCGAATCGTAAGGGTTTATTAGTCAAGTTTTTAAAAGTCTCTTTTATAGCGATCGCTTCCTTATTGCTTCTTATGTACTTATTGCCAATTTTGTTCCCCGGTAAAATAGGTCAGGAGGTTAGGGGGGTGGCTAATAAAAGACTGAAAGGCGAATTGAATTTTAGCAAAGCCAATCTTTCATTCTTCAAACATTTTCCTTCATTAACACTTACGGTGGAGGATTTCTCTTTAAAAGGATCGTCACCTTTTACCAAGCAGAATCTGGTTTCTTCGGAAGAAGTTTCTTTTGGAATCAATATTAAGTCGCTTATTTTTGGAGGAGAGGTTAAAATCGATGAGATTTTCATTTCTAAGGCCGACATACATATCAGAATAAATGAAAAAGGTGAGGCGAATTACAATGTTTATGTTTCCGAAACTAAAAAAGAAAAAGATACTTCGACGGCTTCCCTTCGGCTTGATAAAATAGTTATTCAGGACAGTCGTTTAGTGTATGATGATAAATCCTCTGAAATTCTCATTAATGCCAAAGGGCTTGAGTATATCGGAAAAGGCGATTTGCATGAGGCAATTTTTGATTTGAAAACCGATGCGTCCATTGCTTCCTTTGACCTTGTTTTTGAAGGGGAGGAATATCTTAAGCATAAAAAAGTGGATGCGGAATTGATTACCAGAATTAATACCAATTCGCTGGAATTCGTTTTTCAGCAGAACAATCTGATTTTAAACAAGCTTCCTATTGATTTTATAGGAAAACTAAACATCCTTAAGAGTGGCTATGATATTGATTTGCAGGTAAAATCACAAAACAGTGAGTTGCACGATTTTTTTACGGCATTGCCTCCTCAATACATAAAATGGTTGGAACAAACCGAAATGAGCGGCAAAACCGATTTTTTACTTGTTTTTAAAGGGATTTCAGATGAATCTAAAAACCAAAATCCGGATTTGATGTTTAACATGAAGGTACGCGATGGCTTTGTTTCGTATAAAAAAGCCAATATTCCGGCATCAAATATTTACTTGAATTTTGATGCAAAAGTCCCTGCGTTAAATACTGGCAATATGTATGTTAAAGTTGATTCGCTGTTTTTTAATGTCGGTAAAGATTATTTCAGCGGAATTGCTGAGGTGAAGGGAATGGAAACGCCTGATATCAATGCTAAAATAAAATCGCAGCTCGATTTAGGGAAACTGCATCGTGCGATAGGAATTCAGAATATGAGTTTTAAAGGGATTTTGAAATCGGATATCAGGGCAAATGGGAAATTTGACCAAAAAGCCCGTCTCTTTCCGGTGACTAAGGGAGATTTGGTATTACAGAATGCGGCGATAAAAACAGAGTATTATCCGAACCCGATTGAAAACATAAACCTTAATGCATCTGTCTTAAATACAACAGGGAAGTATAAGGATTTACAAGTAGCTATTAAACCTGGGCAATTCAATTTCGAAGGAAAGCCGATTTTTATTGATGCAGATCTGAAGAATTTCGATGACATTGTATATGATATCAAGGCCAAAGGAGAATTGGATTTAGGGCGTATTTATAAAGTTTTCTCCAGAAAAGATTTGGATGTACAGGGTAATGTGAAAGCAGATTTGAGTCTGAAGGGAACACAGAGTGATGCGGTAAATGGCAATTATAACAGGCTGAACAATAAAGGGACTTTGGTATTACATAATATCAGAACAAAATCGGACTACCTGCCTTTGCCGTTTGTTATCAAAGAAGGTTTGTTTACTTTCAATCAGAATGATATGAATTTTAAAGATTTCCGTGCTGTTTACGGTCAGTCTGATTTTAGAATGAATGGTAAAATGCAGAATGTCATCAATTTTATCATGTCGGATAAAGCTGTTCTAAAAGGGGAATTCACGGTTGATTCTGATTATATCAATGTGGATGAATTTATGACATCTGTGTCGGCGGATTCTGTAAGTGTTGAAACGTCAGGCGAAAATCTTCCGAAAAAAGAGGTTGCAGGAACAGGTGTTGTGGTGATTCCTTCCAATTATGATTTTGATCTGAAGGCCAGGGCTCAAAAAGTCAATTTTCAGGGATTGAATATTGATAAACTGAATGGGGGATTAGTGATGAAGGATGGAACGATTAAGATGAAAGATACGAAGTTTGCGATGATCGGAAGTCCGTTTGCGATGAATGCAACATATGCTGCACTATCGACTCAAAAAGCGGCTTTTGACTATTCGATAAAGGCGGAAGATTTTGATGTTAAAAAAGCCTACAACGAAATCAAGATGTTTCGAGAAATGGCTTCTGCGGCTGAAAGTGCTGAAGGAATTGTTTCTTTGGATTATAAGATTGGCGGTCATTTGGATGGGAATATGGATCCGATCTATCCGTCGTTGAAAGGTGG encodes the following:
- a CDS encoding AsmA family protein, producing the protein MESNRKGLLVKFLKVSFIAIASLLLLMYLLPILFPGKIGQEVRGVANKRLKGELNFSKANLSFFKHFPSLTLTVEDFSLKGSSPFTKQNLVSSEEVSFGINIKSLIFGGEVKIDEIFISKADIHIRINEKGEANYNVYVSETKKEKDTSTASLRLDKIVIQDSRLVYDDKSSEILINAKGLEYIGKGDLHEAIFDLKTDASIASFDLVFEGEEYLKHKKVDAELITRINTNSLEFVFQQNNLILNKLPIDFIGKLNILKSGYDIDLQVKSQNSELHDFFTALPPQYIKWLEQTEMSGKTDFLLVFKGISDESKNQNPDLMFNMKVRDGFVSYKKANIPASNIYLNFDAKVPALNTGNMYVKVDSLFFNVGKDYFSGIAEVKGMETPDINAKIKSQLDLGKLHRAIGIQNMSFKGILKSDIRANGKFDQKARLFPVTKGDLVLQNAAIKTEYYPNPIENINLNASVLNTTGKYKDLQVAIKPGQFNFEGKPIFIDADLKNFDDIVYDIKAKGELDLGRIYKVFSRKDLDVQGNVKADLSLKGTQSDAVNGNYNRLNNKGTLVLHNIRTKSDYLPLPFVIKEGLFTFNQNDMNFKDFRAVYGQSDFRMNGKMQNVINFIMSDKAVLKGEFTVDSDYINVDEFMTSVSADSVSVETSGENLPKKEVAGTGVVVIPSNYDFDLKARAQKVNFQGLNIDKLNGGLVMKDGTIKMKDTKFAMIGSPFAMNATYAALSTQKAAFDYSIKAEDFDVKKAYNEIKMFREMASAAESAEGIVSLDYKIGGHLDGNMDPIYPSLKGGGVLSVRDVKMKGYKLFNTVGSKTNHDEIKDPKLSKIDIKTTVKNNIMTIERFKFKVSGFRPRIEGQVSLDGKLNLKMRLGLPPFGIIGIPITITGTQENPKVKIGKETEDLEEKEYDGEITGTGVAVNSSIKQ